In the Syngnathus scovelli strain Florida chromosome 8, RoL_Ssco_1.2, whole genome shotgun sequence genome, one interval contains:
- the olig1 gene encoding oligodendrocyte transcription factor 1, protein MNVLSDSRLQAPPEAHRAPAPDLPSGPSALVSRLRTATGASARGGSSKAGRELSAKEQQELRRKINSRERKRMQDLNVAMDALREVMVPYASSAPSSAPPRLAGAPPGRRLSKISTLVLARNYILLLGSSLQEMRRLLGELGAGSGPGPRLLLTGGWPLVSGPGRLLLAREPFAGSRASPPLPGVLKCVPPLSPVPPESPLTPARWGLGPPLGSCLPPCPCVACGLPRFVQPAPPARFPK, encoded by the coding sequence ATGAACGTTTTGAGCGACTCCAGGCTCCAAGCCCCCCCGGAAGCCCACCGCGCCCCGGCGCCGGACCTGCCCTCCGGCCCCTCTGCGTTGGTCTCCCGTCTCCGCACAGCAACGGGGGCTTCCGCCAGAGGGGGCTCCTCCAAGGCGGGCCGGGAACTAAGCGCCAAGGAGCAGCAGGAGCTGCGCAGGAAGATCAACAGCCGCGAGAGGAAGAGGATGCAGGACCTCAACGTGGCCATGGACGCCCTGAGGGAGGTCATGGTCCCCTACGCCTCCTCCGCCCCCTCCTCGGCACCTCCTCGCCTGGCGGGCGCCCCTCCCGGACGCCGGCTCTCCAAGATCTCCACGCTGGTGCTGGCGCGGAACTACATCCTGCTCCTGGGCTCGTCGCTGCAGGAGATGCGTCGGCTCCTGGGCGAGCTCGGCGCGGGGTCGGGGCCCGGCCCTCGGCTGCTGCTGACCGGGGGCTGGCCCCTCgtctcgggccccgggcggctaCTCCTGGCCCGGGAGCCCTTTGCGGGCTCGAGAGCCTCGCCCCCTCTGCCCGGTGTCCTCAAGTGCGTACCCCCGCTGTCCCCCGTGCCCCCGGAAAGCCCGCTGACACCCGCACGGTGGGGCTTGGGGCCTCCCCTGGGTTCATGCTTGCCCCCCTGCCCGTGCGTGGCCTGCGGGCTGCCCAGGTTTGTCCAGCCGGCCCCGCCTGCCAGGTTCCCCAAGTGA
- the cnga4 gene encoding cyclic nucleotide-gated channel alpha-4, whose amino-acid sequence MNKGSGSARPAWLGWRQRSKVGQEADGVRDGSHPRVTTWTSWVVDPAERFYYVWLQLMVLPVVYNWVVIILRTCFPSIALGYLAVWLTLDAASDLMYAADMMVALRSGYLEQGVLVRDVARLKRRYLGSKRFLRDLASLLPTDLFYLVFGVQAATVRINRLLRTPRLNEALDRTETRTSYPNTFRIAKLMVYIFVLIHWNACLYFALSDHIGFGSDGWVYPNASLPAFASTRRQYLYCFWFSAQIFTTVGDTPLPRQEEAFLFMIADLLIAVLVFASIVGNVGNVITSLRDRDHVFFPNHELVKAYLRSHHISKELRQRIDNWYQHLHINKKIMRENEILQQLPLHLRTEIAVSVHLPTLSKVTIFQSCEKSLLEELVLKLTPQVFSPGEYVCRKGDVGHEMYIIKEGKLAVVADDGVAHFAVLGQGNFFGEISILNIKGNKSGNRRTANIRSVGYSDLFSLSKEDLTDVLSEYPAAKRHLEEKGRQILTKMGMLDDGGGATEAGDGAQQVETKIGALESVLEALQTKLARLMAEAESSNRKMEARVALLEWELEARTGRQHGGERRGDREEPAKEREEAQGQEAEEGDGAESSRDHVMDGE is encoded by the exons ATGAACAAGGGTTCTGGCTCGGCTCGGCCGGCGTGGCTCGGCTGGCGGCAGAGGTCCAAGGTGGGCCAAGAGGCGGACGGCGTCCGGGACGGCTCGCATCCCCGCGTCACCAC CTGGACCAGTTGGGTAGTGGACCCGGCCGAGCGGTTCTACTACGTTTGGCTGCAGCTCATGGTTCTGCCCGTTGTCTACAACTGGGTGGTCATCATCCTCAG gacgtGCTTCCCGTCCATCGCGCTGGGCTACCTGGCCGTGTGGCTCACCCTGGACGCCGCGTCCGATCTGATGTACGCCGCCGACATGATGGTCGCCCTGCGCTCGG GCTACCTGGAGCAGGGCGTCCTGGTTCGAGACGTGGCTCGTCTGAAGCGGCGCTACCTGGGCTCCAAGCGCTTCTTGCGGGACCTGGCGTCGCTGCTGCCGACGGACTTGTTCTACCTGGTCTTTGGCGTCCAGGCGGCCACGGTGAGGATCAACCGTCTGCTTCGCACGCCGCGGCTCAACGAGGCCCTGGACCGCACGGAGACCAGGACCTCGTACCCTAACACCTTCCGCATCGCCAAGCTGATGGTCTACATCTTTGTGCTGATCCACTGGAACGCCTGCCTGTACTTTGCGCTCTCCGACCACATCGGCTTCGGCAGCGACGGCTGGGTTTACCCCAACGCGTCCCTCCCGGCGTTCGCGTCCACCCGCCGCCAGTACTTGTACTGCTTCTGGTTCTCGGCGCAGATCTTCACCACGGTGGGCGACACGCCGCTGCCCCGTCAGGAGGAGGCCTTCCTCTTCATGATCGCCGACCTGCTCATCGCCGTGCTGGTCTTTGCGTCCATCGTGGGCAACGTGGGCAACGTCATCACCAGCCTGAGGGACCGCGACCACGTCTTTTTCCCCAATCATGAGCTG GTGAAGGCCTACCTGCGCAGCCACCACATTAGCAAGGAGCTGCGTCAGCGCATCGACAACTGGTACCAGCACCTTCACATCAACAAGAAAATCATGCGGGAGAACGAGATTCTGCAGCAGTTGCCGCTCCACCTCAGAACCGAGATCGCCGTCAGCGTGCACTTGCCGACCCTCTCCAAGGTCACCATCTTTCAGAGCTGCGAGAAGAGCCTCCTGGAGGAGCTGGTGCTCAAGCTAACGCCGCAG GTGTTCAGTCCAGGGGAGTACGTGTGCAGGAAGGGCGACGTGGGCCACGAGATGTACATCATCAAAGAAGGCAAGCTGGCCGTGGTGGCCGACGACGGCGTCGCCCACTTTGCCGTGCTCGGCCAAGGAAACTTCTTTGGGGAAATCAgcatcctcaacatcaaag GCAACAAGTCGGGCAATCGGCGCACCGCCAACATCCGAAGCGTCGGATACTCGGACCTGTTCAGCCTGTCCAAAGAGGACCTGACCGACGTACTGTCAGAGTACCCGGCGGCCAAGcgccacctggaggagaagggcCGTCAGATCCTGACCAAGATGGGCATGCTCGATGACGGCGGGGGAGCGACGGAGGCGGGGGACGGCGCCCAGCAAGTGGAGACCAAGATCGGCGCGCTGGAGAGCGTCCTGGAGGCCCTGCAAACCAAACTGGCTCGCCTCATGGCGGAGGCCGAGTCCAGTAACCGCAAGATGGAGGCCCGCGTGGCTCTCCTGGAGTGGGAGCTGGAGGCCCGGACCGGGCGGCAGCACGGGGGAGAGCGCCGAGGCGACCGAGAGGAGCCCGCAAAGGAGCGAGAGGAGGCCCAAGGCCAGGAGGCCGAGGAGGGAGATGGCGCCGAGAGCAGCCGAGATCACGTGATGGATGGCGAGTGA
- the olig2 gene encoding oligodendrocyte transcription factor 2 — MESDASRVSSSPEADAAFLSTLRRSAHHGFPGTVSSTQGDSPTGGPPPRHHRLRCHDDDDEDDDDADEADGLSAAARAASKKAERKLLSEHELQSIRLKINSRERKRMHDLNVAMDGLREVMPYAHGPSVRKLSKIATLLLARNYILMLSSSLDEMKRLLADIYGGGGGAGAGPGPAVSAGAGAAAAAAAAAAAAAHHASLAHAHPVSLQQAAGPPHGAHHPLLAPPPPPPSARAPHGLLKAPPPAYQHWGVAAAGMPCPCSMCSAVPRLHGVDANK; from the coding sequence ATGGAGTCGGACGCGAGCCGTGTGTCGTCGTCGCCGGAAGCGGACGCCGCCTTCCTGTCCACGCTGCGCCGCTCCGCGCACCACGGCTTCCCGGGCACCGTGTCGTCCACGCAGGGCGACTCGCCCACGGGGGGGCCGCCTCCCCGACACCACCGGCTCCGCTGccatgacgacgacgacgaggacgacgacgacgcgGACGAGGCGGACGGGCtttcggcggcggcgcgcgcggCCTCCAAGAAGGCCGAGCGCAAGCTGCTGTCGGAGCACGAGCTGCAGTCCATCCGGCTGAAGATCAACAGCCGCGAGCGCAAGCGCATGCACGACCTGAACGTGGCCATGGATGGCCTCCGCGAGGTCATGCCCTACGCGCACGGGCCCTCCGTGCGCAAGCTCTCCAAGATCGCCACCTTGCTGCTGGCCAGGAACTACATCCTCATGCTCAGCTCCTCGCTAGACGAGATGAAGCGGCTGCTGGCTGACAtttacggcggcggcggcggcgcgggAGCCGGGCCGGGGCCGGCGGTGTCTGCGGGGGCGGGAGCCGCtgcagccgccgccgctgccgccgccgccgccgcgcaccACGCTTCCTTAGCGCACGCGCACCCGGTGTCTCTGCAGCAGGCGGCTGGGCCGCCGCACGGCGCGCACCACCCGCTGCtggcgccgccgccaccgcctcctTCCGCCAGGGCCCCGCACGGACTCCTCAAGGCCCCGCCGCCTGCTTACCAGCACTGGGGGGTCGCCGCCGCCGGGATGCCGTGCCCGTGCAGCATGTGCAGCGCGGTGCCGCGCCTGCACGGGGTGGACGCCAACAAGTGA